One Lottiidibacillus patelloidae DNA segment encodes these proteins:
- the holA gene encoding DNA polymerase III subunit delta has product MAQDDIHKKISQNNFAHMYLLYGKETFLMEEIEQEIIKKTLSDDVIDFNLAVYDMEEVPIDIAIEDAETLPFMGEKRVVIVKNASFLTAAKQKIEHDLTKFLTYIENPSPSTIIIIQAPYEKLDERKKIVKLLKKQSDVLEANQLNETMIKKWVQSRAKSFSVSISDRAIEKLLLVSGANLMLLASEIEKLALFAGDGGEITEEIVEEQVARTLEQNIFTLIDKVTHRKIDEAFRILYDLLKQKEEPIKIVSLLARQFRIIYQVKQLTQKGYGQKNIASMIKVHPFAVKLAGEQSRRFSDHELLTIIDRLAEADFQMKSGAMDKRLILDLFLTKLKETV; this is encoded by the coding sequence TTGGCACAAGACGATATACATAAAAAGATTAGCCAAAATAATTTTGCACATATGTATCTTTTATATGGAAAAGAAACTTTTTTGATGGAGGAAATTGAACAGGAAATAATTAAGAAAACGTTATCGGATGATGTGATAGATTTTAATTTAGCTGTTTATGATATGGAAGAAGTACCGATAGATATTGCAATTGAAGATGCTGAAACATTACCTTTTATGGGAGAAAAGCGTGTTGTAATAGTAAAAAACGCATCTTTTTTAACGGCAGCTAAACAAAAGATAGAGCATGATTTAACCAAGTTTCTTACATACATTGAAAACCCTTCGCCATCCACGATTATTATTATTCAGGCTCCTTATGAAAAGCTTGATGAACGAAAAAAAATTGTGAAGTTACTTAAGAAACAAAGTGATGTATTAGAGGCGAACCAATTAAATGAAACGATGATTAAAAAATGGGTTCAATCACGAGCAAAAAGTTTCTCCGTTTCTATTTCAGATCGAGCCATTGAAAAGCTCCTTTTAGTTAGTGGTGCAAACTTAATGTTACTTGCCAGTGAAATTGAAAAACTTGCGCTATTCGCAGGTGATGGTGGTGAAATAACAGAAGAAATAGTTGAAGAACAAGTAGCAAGAACGCTTGAGCAAAATATTTTTACACTTATTGATAAAGTAACCCATCGAAAAATAGATGAAGCATTTCGAATTTTATATGACTTGTTAAAACAAAAAGAAGAGCCGATAAAAATCGTTTCATTACTAGCTAGACAATTTCGCATTATTTACCAAGTGAAGCAACTCACACAAAAAGGATATGGTCAAAAGAATATTGCCTCGATGATAAAAGTGCACCCATTTGCAGTGAAATTGGCCGGAGAACAAAGTAGAAGGTTTTCCGACCACGAACTTCTCACTATCATTGATCGCCTAGCCGAAGCCGACTTTCAAATGAAAAGTGGAGCAATGGACAAGCGCTTAATATTAGATTTATTTTTAACAAAATTAAAAGAAACGGTTTGA
- the rpsT gene encoding 30S ribosomal protein S20, producing the protein MPNIKSAIKRVKTNDAQRAHNSTIKSAMRSAVKAFEAKVANNDVEGAKVAYVEAVRKLDKAAGRNIIHKNTAARNKSRLAKQLNGLTA; encoded by the coding sequence ATGCCAAATATTAAATCTGCTATTAAGCGTGTTAAAACAAACGACGCACAACGTGCACATAACAGCACTATTAAATCTGCAATGAGATCTGCAGTTAAAGCTTTCGAAGCTAAAGTTGCTAACAACGACGTTGAAGGTGCAAAGGTTGCTTATGTTGAAGCTGTAAGAAAGCTTGACAAAGCTGCTGGACGCAACATCATCCATAAAAATACTGCAGCTCGCAATAAATCTCGTTTAGCTAAACAATTAAACGGACTTACTGCTTAA
- the gpr gene encoding GPR endopeptidase — MSGELDLEKYSVRTDLAIEAREMVIEEQEEQSQDIQGVIVKERDIDGINITHVTITDEGTEMIGKKAGQYLTFEVQAIRNSDTEMQRKVEEVFAREMSAFLTNMGISKDASCLVVGLGNWNVTPDALGPIAVENLLITNHLFNLAPETVQEGYRRVSAISPGVMGITGIETSDIIHGVIEKAKPDFVIAIDALASRSIERVNTTIQVSDTGIHPGSGVGNKRKELSKETLGIPVIAIGIPTVVDAVSIASDSIDFILKHFGRELREGDRPSRSLTPAGMTFGEKRKLTEDDLPGEEQRGAFMGIVGKLPEDEKRKLISEVLAPLGHNLMVTPKEVDVFIEDMANVIAEGLNAALHEAINQDNTGAYTH; from the coding sequence GTGAGTGGAGAGTTAGATTTAGAGAAATATTCGGTGCGGACAGACTTAGCGATTGAAGCTAGAGAAATGGTAATCGAAGAGCAAGAAGAACAATCACAAGATATTCAAGGCGTAATTGTCAAAGAGCGTGACATTGATGGAATAAACATTACGCACGTAACAATTACTGATGAAGGTACGGAGATGATTGGGAAAAAAGCCGGACAATATTTAACGTTTGAAGTTCAAGCAATCCGTAATAGCGATACAGAAATGCAGCGTAAAGTAGAAGAAGTTTTTGCTCGTGAAATGAGCGCTTTTTTAACGAATATGGGCATTAGCAAAGATGCCAGTTGTTTAGTTGTCGGCTTAGGAAATTGGAATGTGACACCTGATGCATTGGGACCGATAGCTGTTGAAAACCTTTTAATAACAAATCATTTATTTAATTTAGCCCCAGAAACAGTACAAGAAGGCTATCGCCGAGTAAGTGCAATTTCACCTGGCGTTATGGGGATAACTGGAATTGAAACGAGCGATATCATTCACGGGGTCATTGAAAAAGCAAAACCTGATTTTGTTATCGCAATTGATGCACTTGCAAGTAGGTCAATTGAAAGAGTGAACACAACCATACAAGTTTCAGACACCGGAATCCATCCTGGTTCTGGCGTTGGCAACAAGCGAAAAGAATTAAGTAAAGAAACGTTAGGTATTCCTGTAATTGCCATTGGAATACCGACTGTTGTTGATGCTGTTTCAATTGCTAGTGACAGTATCGATTTTATATTAAAACATTTCGGTAGAGAACTTAGGGAAGGTGACAGACCATCACGTTCCTTAACTCCTGCAGGTATGACCTTTGGAGAAAAAAGAAAGTTGACGGAAGATGACCTACCAGGAGAAGAACAACGTGGTGCCTTTATGGGGATCGTTGGAAAGCTACCTGAGGACGAAAAGAGAAAACTAATTTCTGAAGTACTAGCACCTTTAGGTCATAACTTGATGGTTACACCAAAAGAAGTAGATGTATTCATTGAAGATATGGCAAATGTGATAGCTGAAGGATTAAATGCGGCTTTACACGAGGCAATAAACCAAGATAACACTGGAGCTTATACACATTAA
- a CDS encoding helix-hairpin-helix domain-containing protein, with amino-acid sequence MEEGEGSDDTQQVIEESAPIVVDVKGAVQAPGVYQMEKGDRVIDVIEKAGGLIVNANDDVVNFAQILYDEMVIYVPKKGEEVKSEFNSSMNSNKININSASVSELMTLKGIGEAKAEAIVSYREQHGKFDNIDDLLKIKGIGDKTIENFRDKIIAY; translated from the coding sequence ATGGAAGAAGGGGAAGGTAGCGATGATACCCAGCAAGTAATAGAAGAAAGCGCGCCAATAGTAGTAGATGTCAAAGGTGCAGTACAAGCTCCTGGTGTGTACCAAATGGAAAAAGGCGATCGTGTTATAGATGTTATAGAAAAGGCTGGAGGATTGATAGTAAATGCGAATGATGACGTCGTCAATTTTGCACAAATTCTCTATGATGAAATGGTTATCTATGTTCCTAAAAAAGGAGAGGAGGTTAAAAGTGAATTTAATAGTTCAATGAATAGTAACAAAATAAATATTAATAGTGCATCTGTCTCTGAATTAATGACATTAAAAGGAATAGGTGAGGCAAAAGCAGAGGCCATTGTGTCTTATCGTGAGCAACATGGGAAGTTTGATAATATTGACGACTTATTAAAAATTAAAGGGATTGGTGATAAAACAATTGAAAACTTTCGCGATAAAATTATTGCATATTAA
- the comER gene encoding late competence protein ComER produces the protein MSIGIIGTGNMGSVLISAFIDSLAITPSQLYITNRTKEKAERLKADYPDLHVMNNASEVVRESNIIFICVKPLDIYPLIQQLKPDLHSNKCIVSITSPITVEELESHAECNVARIIPSITNRALAGVSLITFGEKCSGLYREQLLRMMEKISTPVEIDNSITRVSSDLVSCGPAFLSYLLQRLIDGAVETTDITKDNATLLVSEMMIGFGKLLEKEIYSFRSLQEKVCVKGGVTGEGIKVLEHEVGDMFEKLIKSTHEKYKEDRYYVERQFKND, from the coding sequence ATGTCTATAGGAATTATTGGAACAGGCAACATGGGAAGTGTGCTAATTAGTGCCTTCATTGATTCATTAGCGATCACTCCATCGCAACTTTATATAACTAATCGAACTAAGGAAAAAGCTGAAAGACTAAAAGCTGACTATCCTGACCTCCATGTAATGAATAATGCTAGTGAGGTTGTGCGAGAATCTAACATTATTTTCATATGTGTGAAGCCATTAGATATATACCCACTTATTCAACAGTTAAAACCTGATTTACATTCCAATAAGTGTATCGTATCTATTACTAGCCCAATTACAGTGGAGGAATTAGAGAGCCATGCTGAATGCAATGTGGCAAGAATAATCCCGAGCATTACGAACCGTGCATTAGCTGGGGTATCACTCATTACGTTCGGAGAAAAATGTAGCGGACTTTATCGTGAACAATTACTACGGATGATGGAAAAAATATCAACTCCCGTAGAGATAGATAATTCTATAACAAGAGTATCTTCGGACTTAGTAAGTTGTGGCCCTGCATTTTTAAGTTACTTATTACAAAGATTAATTGATGGCGCAGTTGAAACAACAGATATTACAAAAGACAACGCAACATTATTGGTCAGTGAAATGATGATTGGTTTTGGAAAACTTTTAGAAAAAGAAATTTATTCTTTCCGTTCTTTACAAGAAAAAGTGTGTGTTAAAGGCGGAGTTACTGGAGAAGGAATTAAAGTACTTGAACATGAAGTTGGCGATATGTTTGAAAAACTCATTAAAAGTACGCATGAGAAATATAAAGAAGATCGTTATTACGTAGAAAGACAATTCAAGAATGATTAA
- the rsfS gene encoding ribosome silencing factor — protein sequence MASQNILQIVASALDDKKAEEIVILNMVGLSSMADQFVICHGNSDKQVQAIAKNVKDEVTKNDYEIKRMEGYDEARWVLIDCGDIIVHVFHKDERSYYNLEKLWGDAPTMELNKILA from the coding sequence ATGGCATCTCAAAATATTTTACAAATAGTGGCAAGCGCTTTAGACGACAAAAAAGCTGAAGAAATTGTTATTTTAAATATGGTTGGTTTATCTTCAATGGCAGATCAATTTGTAATATGCCATGGTAATTCTGATAAACAAGTTCAAGCAATTGCAAAGAATGTGAAGGATGAAGTAACGAAAAATGACTACGAAATTAAGCGTATGGAAGGTTATGATGAGGCACGCTGGGTTTTAATTGACTGCGGCGATATCATTGTTCACGTTTTCCATAAAGATGAGCGTAGCTATTATAATTTAGAAAAACTTTGGGGCGACGCTCCTACTATGGAACTAAATAAAATATTAGCATAG
- the yhbY gene encoding ribosome assembly RNA-binding protein YhbY, translating into MLTGKQKRFLRSKAHHLDPIFQVGKGGVNDNMIKQVSEALEARELMKISVLQNCDEDRDTVAKQLVNGTKAQLVQVIGNTIVLYKESKESKTITLP; encoded by the coding sequence ATGTTAACAGGAAAGCAAAAGCGTTTTTTACGTTCGAAAGCTCATCATTTAGATCCAATTTTCCAAGTAGGTAAAGGCGGAGTTAATGATAATATGATAAAGCAAGTTTCAGAGGCGCTAGAAGCTCGTGAATTAATGAAAATAAGTGTATTGCAAAACTGTGATGAGGATCGAGATACTGTTGCAAAACAATTAGTTAATGGAACGAAAGCTCAGCTTGTACAAGTAATAGGGAATACAATTGTCCTTTACAAAGAGTCAAAAGAAAGTAAAACGATAACACTACCATAA
- a CDS encoding class I SAM-dependent DNA methyltransferase, producing the protein MAYHEFAYYYDLLMSDVPYDKWEEFVSKQIEKYKISGKQLLDLGCGTGSLAIPFARKGYDVTGMDLSIEMLAIANNKARHENCNIHFVEQDMREFESHLQYDIIGIFCDSLNYLQSKEDVLQTFKKVYDHLQDDGLFIFDVHSEYKINHIFNNYSYGSNEENFSFIWNCFEGSETNSIEHELTFFVESKEGEYSRFDELHMQRTFALDTYKTLLKEAGFNQVKVTADFSEMSPVTDSERIFFTVKKT; encoded by the coding sequence ATGGCATATCATGAATTTGCATATTATTATGATTTACTTATGTCAGATGTTCCATATGATAAGTGGGAAGAATTTGTTAGTAAGCAAATCGAAAAATATAAGATTAGTGGAAAACAGTTGCTAGATTTAGGTTGTGGGACAGGTTCCTTAGCTATTCCTTTTGCAAGAAAAGGATATGATGTTACTGGGATGGATTTATCAATTGAAATGTTAGCTATTGCAAACAATAAAGCCCGACATGAAAACTGCAATATCCACTTTGTCGAACAAGATATGCGAGAATTTGAGAGTCATTTACAATATGATATTATCGGTATTTTTTGTGACTCTTTAAATTATTTGCAATCAAAGGAAGATGTGTTGCAAACATTTAAAAAAGTGTACGATCATTTACAAGATGATGGATTATTCATTTTTGATGTTCATTCTGAATATAAAATTAATCATATTTTTAACAATTATTCGTATGGAAGTAATGAAGAAAATTTCTCTTTTATATGGAACTGCTTTGAAGGATCAGAAACTAACTCAATTGAACATGAGCTTACTTTTTTTGTTGAATCAAAAGAGGGTGAGTATTCGAGGTTTGACGAGCTACATATGCAGCGCACATTCGCACTAGATACGTACAAGACCTTATTGAAAGAAGCTGGATTTAACCAAGTGAAAGTTACAGCAGACTTTTCAGAAATGTCCCCAGTTACTGATAGTGAGCGAATTTTCTTTACAGTAAAAAAAACCTAG
- a CDS encoding DNA internalization-related competence protein ComEC/Rec2 yields MRGKGYLIAITVVVAITAVYYRENILVMLSVLICWLFLIHYKKILLFPLLTLIVFSAYFFYVDTNNTTLLSGDETKFHGEIITSPINKNEKITFTIRNDMNEKLIAKLKDNKSLSIGEKCHIVGTLEKPLTSKNFYDFNYASYLYFQEIHWILHVNEIDCKRKPLSVLEKIKLLRSKGIERVKQSYPKGINGYVNALIFGEKSSIPKDEYQLYQQQGLSHLLAISGLHVGTLFGFIYYIFIRIGLTKEKTRSLLLFILPLYAIIAGSAPSVVRASSMAFFFLLFLRLRKRMLALDAISIACIITLIYDPYKVFHLGFQLSFIVSFFLICSTRIISRYQQRYKQLFVVTIIAQLASFPLVLYTNYEISIWSYFLNLLFIPVYSIVLLPLLFISFFIIEFQAVFHGLISFVEFVFSTLLQLLIMVESFSFGKIIFGKPPIFIVLTYYFTLLVGFYIWEKNEGLKDILKAFTLFMILCIGHWLFPYFDGSIEVTILDVGQGDAIVLKLPYQREVIVIDTGKAIVNKEGEEIYNAGKAVVNPFLKAKGIKRINKLILTHGDIDHIGGATAILNNFPVNKLLLPKTNIKDKISELTKAASKKGIEIIYATRGMRWHVKSGQFVILHPAKQNYYNDSNNQSIVLLSELGNKKWLFTGDIEKEAEEELTKVYKNMDVDVLKVAHHGSNTSSTLKFINETNPHVSVISVGRNNIYGHPHDDVLNRLRRNSGLVARTDRDGAITFIYKRGKWKIIKSLN; encoded by the coding sequence TTGCGAGGAAAGGGTTATTTAATTGCAATAACTGTGGTCGTTGCAATAACTGCTGTTTATTATAGAGAAAATATCTTAGTAATGTTGAGCGTATTAATTTGTTGGCTCTTCCTAATTCATTATAAAAAAATTCTTCTATTTCCTCTTTTGACACTTATTGTTTTTAGTGCGTACTTCTTCTATGTAGATACGAATAACACAACGCTTTTATCAGGTGATGAGACGAAATTTCATGGTGAAATAATTACATCTCCAATCAATAAGAATGAGAAGATTACCTTTACAATAAGGAATGATATGAATGAAAAGTTAATTGCCAAGCTTAAAGATAATAAATCCTTATCAATCGGTGAGAAGTGTCATATTGTTGGTACTTTAGAAAAGCCTTTAACATCGAAAAACTTTTATGATTTTAATTACGCCTCCTATCTTTATTTTCAGGAAATACATTGGATTCTCCATGTTAATGAGATTGACTGCAAAAGAAAACCATTATCTGTTTTAGAAAAGATAAAATTGCTTAGAAGTAAAGGGATAGAGAGAGTGAAACAAAGTTATCCTAAAGGCATTAATGGCTATGTGAATGCATTAATATTTGGTGAGAAATCATCAATTCCAAAAGATGAATATCAATTGTATCAACAACAAGGCTTGTCACATTTGTTAGCAATTTCTGGATTGCATGTCGGAACTTTATTTGGTTTTATATATTATATTTTCATTAGAATTGGGCTAACAAAAGAAAAAACAAGGTCGCTTCTTTTATTTATACTTCCCCTTTATGCAATTATTGCTGGAAGTGCGCCTTCTGTTGTACGTGCTTCTAGCATGGCATTTTTCTTCTTATTATTTCTTAGACTAAGAAAAAGAATGCTTGCATTAGATGCAATTAGTATAGCTTGTATCATTACTTTAATTTATGACCCGTATAAAGTATTTCATTTAGGCTTTCAACTTTCATTTATCGTTTCTTTTTTCTTAATATGTTCGACAAGAATTATTTCACGGTATCAGCAACGCTATAAGCAACTTTTTGTAGTAACCATTATTGCTCAGTTGGCCTCGTTCCCTTTAGTTTTGTATACAAACTATGAAATATCAATATGGAGTTATTTTTTAAATTTACTATTTATACCTGTTTACTCCATTGTTTTATTACCATTATTATTTATATCGTTTTTTATTATAGAATTTCAAGCGGTCTTCCATGGATTAATTTCTTTTGTAGAATTCGTATTTAGTACGCTCCTTCAGCTACTTATTATGGTTGAAAGTTTTTCATTCGGGAAAATAATATTTGGAAAACCTCCTATATTTATCGTCTTAACTTATTACTTTACATTATTAGTTGGTTTTTATATTTGGGAAAAGAACGAAGGGCTAAAAGACATTTTAAAGGCATTCACACTATTTATGATACTATGCATTGGACATTGGTTATTTCCATATTTTGATGGAAGTATTGAGGTAACTATTTTAGATGTAGGCCAAGGTGACGCAATAGTATTAAAACTACCTTATCAGCGCGAAGTGATTGTTATTGACACAGGGAAAGCAATTGTAAACAAGGAAGGGGAAGAAATTTATAACGCTGGTAAAGCTGTCGTAAATCCATTTTTAAAAGCGAAAGGGATAAAAAGAATTAATAAGCTAATTTTAACTCATGGCGATATAGACCATATTGGCGGTGCAACTGCTATTCTCAATAATTTTCCCGTTAACAAATTACTACTTCCAAAAACAAACATAAAAGATAAAATAAGTGAACTCACAAAAGCGGCATCAAAAAAAGGCATTGAAATTATCTATGCAACTAGAGGGATGAGATGGCATGTGAAGAGTGGTCAATTTGTAATATTACACCCTGCAAAACAAAATTATTACAATGATAGCAATAATCAATCCATTGTGTTATTAAGCGAACTTGGTAATAAGAAGTGGCTCTTTACTGGTGATATAGAAAAAGAAGCGGAAGAAGAACTAACAAAAGTATATAAAAATATGGATGTGGATGTACTAAAGGTTGCTCACCATGGAAGCAATACATCTTCAACTTTGAAATTTATAAATGAGACGAACCCTCATGTTTCTGTTATTTCTGTAGGGCGAAATAACATTTATGGTCACCCTCATGATGACGTGCTAAATAGACTAAGAAGAAACTCGGGATTAGTTGCGAGAACAGATCGTGACGGTGCAATAACTTTTATCTATAAAAGAGGAAAATGGAAAATCATTAAGTCATTAAATTAA
- the aroE gene encoding shikimate dehydrogenase encodes MKKRLAVIGHPISHSLSPLMHNNEFHELGLDYEYEAIDVVESELELVINSFRSLDFSGFNVTIPYKEKVIPLLDEIDEEAAAIGAVNTVVNRNGKLIGYNTDGQGYMSALENISPTWKKKKILIIGAGGAARAIYISLLRHSAAMIDLTNRSVQKAENLKTDAKVSNSNVLSISEAEEQLGNYQIIINTTSVGMKHTSGVPLQLTNLNKEAVVSDIIYTPMKTTWLQNAEQKGAKIMNGITMFVNQGALAFKYWTGISPNQERMNQVVINNLKERNNQC; translated from the coding sequence ATGAAAAAGCGATTAGCAGTCATTGGTCACCCTATTTCACATTCATTATCACCTCTTATGCATAACAATGAATTCCATGAACTTGGATTAGATTACGAATATGAGGCGATCGATGTAGTCGAAAGTGAGTTAGAGTTAGTAATCAATTCATTCCGTTCTTTGGATTTTTCTGGATTTAATGTGACAATTCCATATAAGGAAAAAGTAATTCCGTTGTTAGATGAAATTGATGAAGAGGCAGCGGCAATAGGCGCGGTAAATACAGTTGTTAACCGCAATGGAAAATTAATCGGGTACAATACTGATGGGCAAGGGTATATGAGTGCGCTAGAAAATATCAGTCCAACATGGAAAAAGAAAAAAATATTAATTATTGGTGCTGGGGGTGCAGCAAGGGCGATATATATATCCTTACTTCGCCACAGTGCCGCTATGATTGATTTAACGAATCGAAGTGTTCAAAAAGCCGAGAATCTGAAGACGGATGCTAAAGTAAGTAATTCGAACGTATTGAGTATTTCTGAAGCAGAAGAGCAGCTAGGGAATTACCAAATAATAATTAATACAACATCAGTAGGGATGAAGCACACTTCAGGTGTGCCACTTCAGTTAACCAATCTTAATAAAGAAGCAGTCGTAAGTGATATTATTTATACACCTATGAAAACAACTTGGCTTCAAAATGCTGAACAAAAAGGTGCGAAAATTATGAATGGTATTACAATGTTTGTAAATCAAGGCGCATTAGCATTTAAGTATTGGACAGGTATATCGCCAAACCAAGAACGTATGAACCAAGTTGTCATCAACAATTTAAAGGAGAGAAATAATCAATGTTAA
- a CDS encoding YqzM family protein, whose translation MNEFEKEVQTTRNDVIDSGVGFVVGFGFFATIFAIGVIFKMFA comes from the coding sequence GTGAACGAATTCGAAAAAGAAGTGCAAACTACGAGAAATGATGTTATCGATTCTGGCGTTGGATTTGTTGTAGGATTTGGATTCTTTGCTACTATATTTGCTATCGGCGTTATTTTCAAAATGTTTGCTTAA
- the yqeK gene encoding bis(5'-nucleosyl)-tetraphosphatase (symmetrical) YqeK, whose amino-acid sequence MERNKALELVKKQLTEHRYQHTLGVMNTSIELAERYEVDEKKAELAAIFHDYAKFRPKEEMKKIIIEQKMAKSLLEHSSELWHAPVGAYLVESEVGIIDRDILNAIKYHTTGRVSMSKLEKVVFLADYIEPGRSFPGVDEVRETAKSSLDEAVFQALRNTITFLLRRKQLVYPETIHTYNDIVTFLKERT is encoded by the coding sequence ATGGAAAGAAATAAAGCACTTGAGCTTGTGAAAAAACAGCTAACAGAACATCGGTATCAACATACATTGGGGGTTATGAATACTTCCATTGAATTAGCAGAAAGATACGAAGTAGATGAAAAAAAAGCCGAGTTAGCGGCAATTTTTCATGATTACGCAAAATTCCGTCCTAAAGAAGAAATGAAAAAAATAATTATTGAGCAAAAGATGGCTAAAAGCTTACTGGAACACAGCAGCGAACTTTGGCATGCGCCTGTCGGAGCTTACTTAGTAGAGAGTGAAGTTGGAATTATAGATAGAGATATTTTGAATGCAATAAAGTATCATACAACTGGTCGGGTAAGCATGTCAAAACTTGAGAAGGTTGTGTTTTTAGCGGATTATATTGAGCCAGGGAGAAGTTTTCCAGGCGTCGATGAAGTGAGAGAAACAGCGAAAAGTAGTTTGGATGAAGCCGTCTTTCAAGCATTAAGAAATACAATAACCTTCCTACTGCGAAGAAAGCAATTAGTTTATCCTGAAACGATACATACTTATAATGATATTGTTACTTTTCTAAAAGAACGTACATAA
- a CDS encoding nicotinate-nucleotide adenylyltransferase, which yields MAKIGILGGTFNPPHIGHLIIAEDVLKKQNLDEVWFMPNSHPPHKTTETSAHDRLKMVQLAIYNHPSFKVCTVELELDGPSFTAKTMKTLRAKYSQHEFYFIIGADSVETLSSWYEIDELLKLVTFIAVKRSGFVINSPYNKHIIQVDTPIVDISSTELRKRIKNEENYTYLTVEAVRHYIKEHRLYGKK from the coding sequence GTGGCGAAGATTGGAATATTAGGTGGAACATTTAATCCACCACATATTGGTCACTTAATCATTGCTGAAGATGTATTAAAAAAGCAAAATTTAGATGAAGTATGGTTTATGCCAAACTCTCACCCTCCTCATAAAACGACTGAAACATCTGCTCATGACCGCCTAAAAATGGTTCAATTAGCAATTTACAATCATCCGTCTTTTAAAGTGTGTACGGTAGAATTGGAATTAGATGGTCCTTCTTTTACTGCAAAAACGATGAAGACGCTTCGTGCTAAATATAGTCAGCATGAATTTTATTTTATTATCGGAGCTGACAGTGTTGAGACACTTTCTAGTTGGTATGAAATAGATGAATTGCTCAAGTTAGTCACCTTTATAGCAGTTAAAAGATCAGGATTTGTAATCAATTCTCCATATAATAAGCACATCATTCAAGTTGATACACCAATAGTAGATATCTCTTCAACTGAGTTGCGAAAGCGAATTAAAAATGAAGAAAATTATACGTATTTAACAGTCGAAGCCGTCCGTCATTATATTAAGGAGCATAGATTGTATGGAAAGAAATAA